AATCAATACTGTTTTGATTTGTTAGTAAATGCGTAGTAACCAGCAATGGTATTTTATGTGCTAATTGGGATATAGTTATTGAAAACTGAATGCTTATGCTATAATTCCATGGCTGTAAGTGTTGAATGTATATAGACTTGCTTTATTTCTTTGAAATAATTCTATGTAGTAAATGTTATACAGTTGAGCTTTACAATTTCTATGGATAAAGATAAGTTATTGTTAGTACGGATTAAAAAGCCAGTTAATGAGTAATTATGGAAACAAAAAACCTTCGTTTATTAATTTTAGATGATTCTCCTAATGAAGCAGAAAATTACGCAGTTATTTTCCGTAATGCAGGTTATGCGACGCGTTTGCATAGAATTACCTCAGCTGAAGATGCTGAAACCGTCTTAGCTCAAAATTGGGATTTAATTATTGCAGCACCTAGTAGTGAAAATTACGATCCTGTTGACTTACTCGCATTTATTAAAGCTAAAAAGATTGATATTCCTTATATACAATTACTTAATCCTGAGTCGTTAGAAGATGATCAATTTACAATAAGTTATTTAAAGAAAGGTGCACAAGACGTTTTATCGGTAGACGTTGAGGCTGAGCACTTATTATTAATAGCACAACGTGAATTGAATAATTTAATGAAGCGTCGCTCATTAGTACGTTCAGAGAAAAATTTAGCAGAGTCTGAGCGACGTTGTAATCTTCTACTAGACTCATCCATGGATGCTATTGCTTATATCCATGATGGTATGCATATTTATCTTAACCAAGCTTATATTGATATGTTTGGTTATGAAGATAAGGCAGATATGGACGGTCTACCGATTATTGACCTCGTATCAGCTGATAATCCTAGTGATTTAAAAGACTTATTTAAACATCGTGTTGAATCTTCTTTAGCTTGCCGTGGTGTAAGAGCTGATGGCTCTAAATTTCCTATTTTAATTACTACATACCCTGCATCATATGATGGTGAAGAGTGTATGCAAGTTATTATTCGTGAGGAAACATCAACGGTTAATAGTGAAGCATTAGAAGAAAAAATTCGTGAGATGAGTAGCCTTGATGCGTTAACGGGTCTTTATAGCCGTGCTCATTTATCGACATTGCTTGATAATACAATGGAGCAAGTAAAGTCTACTAATTTAAATGCAACATTGCTATACATCTATATTGATAATTTTGATAGTTTGAATACTCAGATAGGTATTGCAGGTTCTGATAGCTTATTAGCTAGTGTTGCTCAGTTATTAAAAGGCCACTTCTGTCATGAGGAAAGTTTAGCAAGACTATCCGATGATGCATTTGTTGTGTTAGTGCCTAATGCAACCTCTAGTGATTTAATAGATTCCGTGAAACTGTTACAAGAAAAAATAACTAAAGTTATTTTTGATGTAAATGATTTTTCTATTCAAATTACTGTTTCTGTAGGTATTGCAGATTTTGATAAGAGCGTTGCAAGCCCTCAAGAAATTATTGATAGGGCTCATCGTTGTATTGAATCTTCCACAGCAAGTAATATCATAAAAGTATATGACCCAGCTGAAGAACTGGCTAAAGCAGCAAGTCAGGGTGATTTACTGGCTACTTTGCAACAAACATTGCAGCAAGAGTCTTTAAAGTTACTGTATCAACCTATCGTAAGTTTACGTGGTAAATCTTTTGAGTTTTATGAAGTTCGTTTAAGAATGCTCGATGCTCAAGGTAAAGAATTACCTTTAACTGATCTATTAAATGTAGCTTCGTCTTCTGGAATGGCTGAGCAAATTGACCGTTGGGTCATTGTTAATTCATTAAAAGAAGTAGCTAAAATGCATGCGGCTGGACATAATCCACGAGTATTCGCACAAATTGGTAGCGATACCCTAAAAAATGAAAACTTATTAGATTGGATTAAGAAACTGTTTGCTGCTACTAAATTACCACCAGAATGTTTATTGGTAGAGTTTACTGAAAGTGATGCGGCAACTTACTTAAAACAGGCACAAAATTTAATTAATGGTTTAAATGAAATTAATTGTCAAACAGTTATTAGTGATTTTGGTAAAGATGAAAATTCACTACTAACGTTAAATCATTTGCCTGCAAACTATGTAAAACTCGCACCTTCTTTAGTGCAAGCATTGCGTAAGCCAGAGGGTGTGGACGCTTTAACAGAAATGTTAAACCAGTTAAGAGAATCTAAACGCAAGAGTATTGTGCCTTTTGTTGAAACAGCAAGTATCTTGTCTATTTTATGGCAAGCCGGTGCTGATTATATTCAAGGTTACTATTTACAACGTCCAATGCCTAATATGAGTTATGATTTCTCATCAGGTCAGTAAGTGTTGTGATTAATGTTTTTGAGAAGCCTGGTACAGTTATGTGTCAGGCTTTTTTGTTAGTGGAATATTGGTGTTTTAGGTAATATTTTTTATTTGTTATTGATAATCCATCCAGTTAGTTGTATTATACAACTAACTGGATGGTGGTTAGTTTTAGATAAGCTAATTAATTCAGTAGATTATATTTCTCACCGATTGAAGTTGAGTTAAAGATCATGAAAATTGCAAGTTTTGATGTCGATCCACAACAAAGTTTTACACCCCTTTGTCCTGATGAATTACCTGTGCAAGGTGGTGATCAAATTGCAGGTGCTTTAAATGAAATGGCCAAGCGTGCAGATATAAGGGTGGGCAGTAAAGATGCTCATACTCCACAAGCGGTATGGGTAGTGACTGAAGCTGAGAAGATGTTACAACCACTAAACTATCCTAATGCAGATTTGACGTGGGTAGCACACTGTGTACCAGGAACGAAAGGATTTGAATTATTAACTGACTTACCAAGCCCTGATGAGTATGATTTTTTTGTATGGAAAGGGGTAGAGCCAGATATGCATCCCTATGGTGCTTGTTACCATGATTTAAAAGAAAAATTATCAACAGGAGTTATCGAATATTTAAGACTAAAGAATGTCCAACTGGTTATTGTCGGTGGGCTGGCTTTAGATTACTGTGTAAAAAATACGGCAATACAATTACATAAAGCAGGGTTTCAAGTGATTATGGTATTAGAGGCAACAAGGGCTATTGCTGAAGATACTAAACAACAAGCCATCGCTGAAATGCAGCAATGTGGGATAGTCATCTGTGAAGACTGTGCGGCATTAGATCAACAACTTATTAAAAGTAGAGGATGAAAAAATGGATAATTCCATATTTTCCCAAAAAATTATTCAAAGTTTATTAGATACTGATTTTTATAAGCTCAGTATGATGCAAGCAATCTTGCATAATTATCCTAATGCGGAAGTAGAGTGGGAGTTTCGTTGCCGCGATAAAGAAGACCTTACCCCTTATATTCCTGAGATTAAAGAGAACATCGAGCGTTTAGCTGATTTACAGCTTACGCAAGATGAACAAAACTATTTATCACACATTAGTTTCTTAGCACCAGACTTTATAAGATTTTTACGTTTATTTCGTTTTAATCCACGCTATGTGACTGTATCGGGTGAAGGCGGGCAATTAAGTATTACCCTAAAAGGCCCATGGTTACATATTGTACTTTTTGAAATACCTTTATTAGCTATTATTAGTGAAGTACGTAATAAGAGGCGTTATCCTCAAGTTGAATTAAAAACAGCTACTGATCGTTTGTATCAGAAGTTAGAAAATTTAACACGGATGGCAACGGATGATGAGTTAAAAGATTTT
This portion of the Entomomonas sp. E2T0 genome encodes:
- a CDS encoding EAL domain-containing protein, whose amino-acid sequence is METKNLRLLILDDSPNEAENYAVIFRNAGYATRLHRITSAEDAETVLAQNWDLIIAAPSSENYDPVDLLAFIKAKKIDIPYIQLLNPESLEDDQFTISYLKKGAQDVLSVDVEAEHLLLIAQRELNNLMKRRSLVRSEKNLAESERRCNLLLDSSMDAIAYIHDGMHIYLNQAYIDMFGYEDKADMDGLPIIDLVSADNPSDLKDLFKHRVESSLACRGVRADGSKFPILITTYPASYDGEECMQVIIREETSTVNSEALEEKIREMSSLDALTGLYSRAHLSTLLDNTMEQVKSTNLNATLLYIYIDNFDSLNTQIGIAGSDSLLASVAQLLKGHFCHEESLARLSDDAFVVLVPNATSSDLIDSVKLLQEKITKVIFDVNDFSIQITVSVGIADFDKSVASPQEIIDRAHRCIESSTASNIIKVYDPAEELAKAASQGDLLATLQQTLQQESLKLLYQPIVSLRGKSFEFYEVRLRMLDAQGKELPLTDLLNVASSSGMAEQIDRWVIVNSLKEVAKMHAAGHNPRVFAQIGSDTLKNENLLDWIKKLFAATKLPPECLLVEFTESDAATYLKQAQNLINGLNEINCQTVISDFGKDENSLLTLNHLPANYVKLAPSLVQALRKPEGVDALTEMLNQLRESKRKSIVPFVETASILSILWQAGADYIQGYYLQRPMPNMSYDFSSGQ
- a CDS encoding nicotinamidase, yielding MKIASFDVDPQQSFTPLCPDELPVQGGDQIAGALNEMAKRADIRVGSKDAHTPQAVWVVTEAEKMLQPLNYPNADLTWVAHCVPGTKGFELLTDLPSPDEYDFFVWKGVEPDMHPYGACYHDLKEKLSTGVIEYLRLKNVQLVIVGGLALDYCVKNTAIQLHKAGFQVIMVLEATRAIAEDTKQQAIAEMQQCGIVICEDCAALDQQLIKSRG